GAATATCTGCTAACTCCCCGGCTACCTCTGTATGTAATGAAAATGGATTTAGAATGGCTCCGGCTTTACTGCCAAAAACTTCAAGATTAATGATTTCTTCTTCCTTTTGATTTAAAGCAAACGAACAGGACAGCGCAATACTTTTATTATTTGCAAAAGTCAGGTAAGCAAAACATGCATCGTCGACATCAAATTTTACAGGATCCCATTGTCCTTTCAATCCTTTGCCACCAGTTTTACCAATAAAATCATAAATGTTTCCTGCCACTTTTTCAGGCATTTGATAATCCATCATTCCCAATGCAAGGTCAAGTATATGAACGCCCAGATCTATCAAAGCACCGCCACCCTGAATTGTTTTATTAGTAAAATTCCCCCAACCAGGAATTCCTCTTCGACGCAGATAATTTGCTTTAATATGATAAACTTCTCCTAATTGTCCTTCATTCTGACATTTTTTTAGAAGTAGGTATTCCGAAGTCTGACGTCGTTGAAAATTATAAGCTAGCACTTTTCCCTTTTCCTTCGCCAGATCAGCCATTTCCCGCGCTTGTGCGGCTGTCATAGCGGGCGGCTTCTCACATAATACATGGCAGCCGTTTTTGAGCGCCTGCATGGTATAATCGTAATGGAGATTATTGGGTGTGCAATTAATGACAAGATCCAGATCATATTCTGAAAACATGTTTTCAATATTATCAAAAGCACCTGGAATGGCATGCTGATCAGCCATTAAACGGGTTTTGTTGATATCACGACCGCAAACGGCAACAATTTCAACCTGATCGGATAATTTTTTTAGTGCCGGAATATGATTTTGATCCGCAATATGGCCGCCGCCAATAATTGCGGCTTTAAGAAATGACATGGAATACTGGTTTAAGAGTGCCTGCAAAAATATTGAATTGAAAATGATTTCAGGCTTTTAACAAGAAAATGCC
The sequence above is drawn from the Dyadobacter subterraneus genome and encodes:
- a CDS encoding Gfo/Idh/MocA family protein is translated as MSFLKAAIIGGGHIADQNHIPALKKLSDQVEIVAVCGRDINKTRLMADQHAIPGAFDNIENMFSEYDLDLVINCTPNNLHYDYTMQALKNGCHVLCEKPPAMTAAQAREMADLAKEKGKVLAYNFQRRQTSEYLLLKKCQNEGQLGEVYHIKANYLRRRGIPGWGNFTNKTIQGGGALIDLGVHILDLALGMMDYQMPEKVAGNIYDFIGKTGGKGLKGQWDPVKFDVDDACFAYLTFANNKSIALSCSFALNQKEEEIINLEVFGSKAGAILNPFSLHTEVAGELADIQFPFLEETDTQLKNTTAFLDAVLGKPTNICLAEEGAVLQDIVEKIYQSADSHRN